In Deltaproteobacteria bacterium, the sequence CGGCGCGTCACTGGCTACGCCGAAGGCGATCTCGATGCCCGCGGGGGCTGGCGCGCACTGGTTCATCCCGACGATCTGCCACCCGCGCTGCTACAGAATCAGCGGCTGCTCGCCGGTCACGCCGACGTCACCGAGTTTCGCATCGTCACCAAGCAGGGCGCGGTGCGTTGGATTCGCAATCACTGCCGTCCGGTGTGGAACGACGGCGCGCGCCGCACGGTACGCATCTACGGCGCGGCGCAGGACATCACGGAGTTGAAGCGCTCCATCGCCGAATTGACTGAGTGGAAAGACCGCTACGAGGCAGCGGTCAGGGCCAGCGGCCACATCCTCTACGATTGGAACGCCGGCACCAACGAGGTCACCTTCGCCGGCGACTACGAGCGCATCCTCGGCTACACGCCCGCGGACGTACCCCGTCAGTTGGACGACGCGCTCAGTATGACGCATCCAGATGATCTGGCGCGCTTCGAACGCGAAGTGTCACACGTGCGCCGGACGCGTGAACCGTTTCGACTCGAATATCGCGTGCGGCGCAAGGATGGCCGCTACATCTGCGTGGAGGACCGTGGCTACTTCGTGACCGACAGCACGGGCGCTCTGCACATGGTTGGCTTCTTGATCGATGTCACCGAACAGCGTCGAGCCGAGGAAGAGAAGGCGGTGCTGCTCGAAGTGGCGCGCGATATTACCGGCACACTCGACCTCGACGAGCTGCTGGATCGTGTGCAACGGCGGACCGCGGAAATCCTGCCGTGCGAGACCGTCGCCACGTTCTACTTTCACCCGAGTGAACAAGCTTTCCGCATCGTTTCCCACCACGGCGTACCGCCCGACCTCATCCCTGCGGCGACGGCACTGAAGTTCTCGTACGGCGAGTTGTTCGGCGGGCGGCTGACTGGCGGGCAAACGATTGTGATCAATGATTTCCGTGAGCAGCCTTGGCTGCCAGCCACGATCTACGAGCGCTTTCATCTCGCGGCCTTGGTGGCGGTGCCGCTGCACGTCCGCGGGCGGATGCTGGGTTCTTTGGTGGCGTTCACCCAGACCAGCGGCCGGCGCTTCACCCCCGACCAAGTGCAGTTGTGTGAGAGCATCGGGCGACAGTTGGCCGTGGCCATCGAGGCCTCGGAATTGTACCGCGCGCAGCAAGACGAGGCGGAAGTCGCCGGGGCGTTAGCACGGGTCGGCCGCGAGTTGATCTCCTCGCTGAGCGCACCGGTGGTGCAAGAGCGGCTGTGCCGGCTGACCACCGAGGTGCTCGCCTGTGACTACAGTCACGCGCTCATCTGGGAGCCCGAGGCGGGTGTGTTCAGCGCGGCCTCGGCCTATGGCTACACGTCGGAAGATTGGGAGTCGCTGCGCCTGGTGAAAGTACCGCGGTCGGTGATCGCGCCCCTGTTGGATCGGCTGGAACACGATGGCTTCGTGCAGACCGCCGCCGAGCGGTCCGACCTCCTACCACCCGCGGTGCCGCGAGCCAGCCGCACGTTGCACGTAGCGTTGCGTCGGGGCGACGAGGTCATCGGGATTCTGACCGCCGAATATCGTGATCGCACCGATCCCTTCAGCCTTCGACAGGAGCGGATCAGCCGCGGCATCGCGCATCTGGCCTCGCTCGCGCTGGAGAACGTCCACCTGGTGGCAGCGCTCGAACATGCCAATCGCCTCAAGGCTGACTTCGTCGCGACCATGTCGCACGAGCTGCGCAGTCCGCTGCATGTCATCATCGGCTACAATGATCTGTTGCTCGACGAAATGTTCGGCCACTTGACCGAGGCGCAGGCTGAGACCTTGCAGCGCATTCGCCAGCGCTCTCACGAGTTGCTCGATTTGGTCAACACGACCCTCGATCTGAGCCGGCTCGAAGCGGGCCGGGTGCCGCTCGACCTTCGCCCGGTGCGCCTTGAGCAATTGATCGAGGAACTCGACGCGGAGACGCGTGTGGTGCGCGTCAAGCCCGGCGTCAATTTTGAGTGGGTAAGCGCCCCCGATCTCCCCAACGTGGTGAGCGATCCGCTCAAGCTGCGAGTGATCGTGAAGAACCTGGTTGTGAACGCCCTGAAATTCACCGACGCTGGATCCGTGACTATCACGACGCAACGCCGTGAGGATGGTGTAGAGATCGCCGTGAGTGACACCGGGATTGGCATCGAGCCTGCCATCCAGCCGTTCATATTCGAACCCTTTCGGCAGGCGGACAGCGCGCACGCACGCGGGGCCGGTGGAGTCGGTCTCGGTCTCTACATCGTACGACGACTACTCGACTTGCTCGGCGGTAACGTGACGTTGGAGAGCGAACCCGGTCGCGGCTCGTGTTTCCGCGTGTGGATTCCGCGCACCTACAGCGCCGCCGGCGCGGCCCGTCAACTCACCCGCGAGCGCACGCTAGCTCCGAACTGAGTCTCCGCGATCTTGCTCTCGCGCCACCCGCGCGCTACGCGACCACCATGACCCAACCGGTGCACATCCCTGTCATGCTGCCTGAGGTGCTCGCCCATCTGGTAACCGGCGCGGGCGGCCGCTTCGTCGATGCCACCATCGATGGCGGCGGGCACGCCGCCGCGATCCTGGAGCGCACAGCACCCGCGGGGCGGGTGCTCGGGATCGACCGCGATCCGGATTTGCTCACGGCCTTACGCGGCACGCTCGCGGCGGAAGTCGAGTCGGGCCGCCTCGTGCTCGCCAGCGGGAGCTTCCAGGCTCTGACCACCATCGTCGAAGCCAGGCAATTCGCTCCGGTCGACGGTGTATTGTTCGATCTCGGGCTCAGTTCCTACCACTTCGACGTCAGCGGCCGCGGCTTCAGCTTCATGCGCGGCGAGCCGCTCGACATGCGCTTCGATCCGACCGACACCGCGACTGAAACCGCCGCGGACCTCCTGCGCACACGCACCCACGAGCAGTTGCGGGCGATCTTCCAAAGCTTCGGTGAGGAGCGTTTCTCCGGCCGGATTGCGGGCCGCATCATGATCGAGCGTGAAGCGACGCCGATCACCACCACCGACCAACTGTTCGAGCTGATCGCGACGGCGCTGCCGGCGCGCTTGCGCTGGCGGGCGGCACGCTCTGCGGCGCGTATCTTTCAAGCGCTCCGCATCGCCGTCAACGATGAACTCGAGGCCATCAGTGAAGCCCTGCCACAGGCCCTGGCCCTCCTCAATCCGGGTGGTCGGCTGGTGGTGATCGCCTTCCACTCACTCGAAGATCGCCTGGTGAAACAGTTCTTCGTCGCCGAGCGGGGCGCCGGCCGCGTGCGGGTGGTAACCAAGCGACCGCTGCGCCCGACCGAGGCCGAAGTGGCCACCAATCCACGCGCCGCCAGCGCCAAGCTGCGCGTCGCCGAGAAGTTGTGAAGGGCCCTCTCTTCAACTTGTGCTTGACCGCGTCCATCGCCGCGGCGTAAGTTCGACTCCAAGTGTGCGAGGTCGTTGCTGCACGCTGGACGGATCGGCGGTGAGGGTGGTCGCGAGGATGGTGAGAGATCCAGCGGCAGCCCGCACGGGCTGGCCATGGTGTTGACCCCTACCGCTGAACCAACAGAGAATTCCGTACTGCGCGTTGTTTTGGCCGACGACAGCGCGGATGACTCGCGCCGCACCGTCGCCGCACTTCATAGCGAGTTTCCTCGGCTCAAGGTCATCCAGATCGGCGGTGCCGCAGCGTGGGCGGAAGTGCTCGCCGCTAGTGCGTTTGATCTCGTTGTCACCGAGTACCGTCTGAGCTGGACCACCGGCCTCGCATTGCTGCGCGACACCAAAGCGCGCCGGCCGCACGCCCCGGTGGTCATGGTCACCGAGATCAGCAGCATTGCGGCGGCGGTGGCGGCCATGAAAGCCGGCTTCGACGACTACGTGCCGAAGAACGATCTCGGCCGCTTGACCACCGCCGTGTGGGAAAGCCTCGACCGCGCGCGCCGCCGCAGTGAAGGTAGCGCGGCGGTAGCGGAGTTCAGTCGCTCGGAAGAGCGCTACCGCACCTTACTCGATCTCACGTCGGACTATCCGTTCACCCTCCGGGTCGAACCCGACGGCACGTTGGTACGCGAGCGCTTCGGACGCGATACCCCGATTTTCGGCTACGCGCCGGAGGAGTTCGACGCGCGCGGCGGGTGGGCCAGCGCGATGCATCCCGACGATCTGCCGGGCGTGCTGGCGCTCCTCGATCGTCTGCGCAGCAACGAACAGGCGCAGACCGATGCGCGCTTCGTCACCAAGAGCGGCGAAGTGCGGTGGTCCCGCCTCGTCGCGCGCCCGGTGTGGGATGCGGCGCAGCAGCGTGTCGTGCGCATCCACGGTGCCGCGCAGGACGTCACCGAGCAGAAGCAGGCGGAAGCGGCGCTGCAGGTGTCGCAAGCGCGCTACCGCGCGGTCTCCGAACTCACGTCGGACTTCGCCTACTCGTTGCGGGTCGAGCCCGACGGCAACTTGGTATTCGACTGGGCCACCCCCGCCTTCTCGGCGATCACCGGTTACTCCGTCGAAGAAATGCGTGATAGCGCCAATTGGCCAAGGCGCCTTCATCCGGATGATTTGCCGGTTGCGCTTCAGCACCGCGCTCGCATATTCGCCGGCAAACCCGACGTCTTCGAGTTTCGCATCGTCACCTCCGACGGCTCGCAGCGCTGGCTGCGCAACTACGCCCGCCCGGTATGGGACGAGCCGGCCGGTCGGGTCGTGCAGGTGTTCGGGGCGGCGCAAGACATCACGGACCGCAAGGAAGCGGAGGAACAATTGCGGCATAGCCACGTGCTGCTGCGCGCGATCAGCGAGGGCACGACCGATGCGGTGTTCGTCAAGGATCTGCACGGCCGGTATCTGCTGATCAATTTCGCCGGAGCGC encodes:
- a CDS encoding PAS domain-containing protein, producing MIRKPKRRRTAAATPPPRRGRAAASVANERYRAISELASDWAYAFRVERDGRLVSEWVTDAFRRVTGYAEGDLDARGGWRALVHPDDLPPALLQNQRLLAGHADVTEFRIVTKQGAVRWIRNHCRPVWNDGARRTVRIYGAAQDITELKRSIAELTEWKDRYEAAVRASGHILYDWNAGTNEVTFAGDYERILGYTPADVPRQLDDALSMTHPDDLARFEREVSHVRRTREPFRLEYRVRRKDGRYICVEDRGYFVTDSTGALHMVGFLIDVTEQRRAEEEKAVLLEVARDITGTLDLDELLDRVQRRTAEILPCETVATFYFHPSEQAFRIVSHHGVPPDLIPAATALKFSYGELFGGRLTGGQTIVINDFREQPWLPATIYERFHLAALVAVPLHVRGRMLGSLVAFTQTSGRRFTPDQVQLCESIGRQLAVAIEASELYRAQQDEAEVAGALARVGRELISSLSAPVVQERLCRLTTEVLACDYSHALIWEPEAGVFSAASAYGYTSEDWESLRLVKVPRSVIAPLLDRLEHDGFVQTAAERSDLLPPAVPRASRTLHVALRRGDEVIGILTAEYRDRTDPFSLRQERISRGIAHLASLALENVHLVAALEHANRLKADFVATMSHELRSPLHVIIGYNDLLLDEMFGHLTEAQAETLQRIRQRSHELLDLVNTTLDLSRLEAGRVPLDLRPVRLEQLIEELDAETRVVRVKPGVNFEWVSAPDLPNVVSDPLKLRVIVKNLVVNALKFTDAGSVTITTQRREDGVEIAVSDTGIGIEPAIQPFIFEPFRQADSAHARGAGGVGLGLYIVRRLLDLLGGNVTLESEPGRGSCFRVWIPRTYSAAGAARQLTRERTLAPN
- the rsmH gene encoding 16S rRNA (cytosine(1402)-N(4))-methyltransferase RsmH, which gives rise to MTQPVHIPVMLPEVLAHLVTGAGGRFVDATIDGGGHAAAILERTAPAGRVLGIDRDPDLLTALRGTLAAEVESGRLVLASGSFQALTTIVEARQFAPVDGVLFDLGLSSYHFDVSGRGFSFMRGEPLDMRFDPTDTATETAADLLRTRTHEQLRAIFQSFGEERFSGRIAGRIMIEREATPITTTDQLFELIATALPARLRWRAARSAARIFQALRIAVNDELEAISEALPQALALLNPGGRLVVIAFHSLEDRLVKQFFVAERGAGRVRVVTKRPLRPTEAEVATNPRAASAKLRVAEKL